The following nucleotide sequence is from Deltaproteobacteria bacterium.
ACCGGAAAGATGAAGTCGGTGTGCTTCTCCGGGAGGTAGAGAAGCTTGTTGTGCATCCCCTTGAGATACCCCTTTCCGAAAATCTGACCGGAGCCGACCGTCACCTTCGATTGGATCAGATGGTACCCCTCCCCTTTTGGGTCAGCGGCCGGTTTGAGAAAGGTCAAAATCCTGGATTTCTGGTGCGGGGTCAAAAACCGGGCATAACTGATCCCGGCACCGACAAGCCCGATGATGACCAGAATCGCAATCGTCCTTCTCTTCACCCCGGCAAAACCGATGAACGAAGAGAAGATGAGAATAAAAAAGAGGCTGGAACCAAGATCCTTTTCCAGGAGGATCAGGACAAAGGGACAGGCAAAAAGCAGGAAAGGGATCCCGAGACTGCCAATGTTGTGCCCCTCCGGTTTGGCGGTTCCCGAAAAAAACTTCGAAAGGGCCAGGATCAGGCCAATCTTGGCAAACTCGGAGGGCTGAAAACTGAAAGAGCCCAACACAAGCCAACTCTTATTGCCGGCAACGGTTTTTCCAAACGGGATCACCAGTAAAAGCAGGATAATCGTTACGGCATAGATGAAATAGGCCACCCTCTCAAAAATGCGATAGTCCGCAAGGAGCAGTAAAAAGAGGAGGAGAAACCCGATCCCCATCCAGAGGGATTGGGAAAGGAACAGGGGGGGCCACCCTTTTCGACCGATTTCAAAGGTGGCGCTGTAAAGATTCAAAAGGCCGATGAGGGAAAGGGCAGTCGTACACCAGAAAAGTGGCCAGTGAAAGTGAACCTTAAATCTTTTATCGAATTGCGGAATCATGGGTTTTTAGCCGGCTGACTTTCAGCCGCCTCCCTTTCTTTCTTCAAGGCAAAAAATTTTCGAATCACAACACCGGCGATCGGGGCGGCCGCGGAGGCGCCGTGCCCACCATGTTCTACAAGGACCGAAACGGCAATCTCCGGATTTTCCGTCGGGGAATAGGCCACAAACCAGGCATGATCCCCGGTATTCACCCCCTGAATCTTCCCCTGAAGATCATCGCTCACTACCTGGGCCGTTCCGGTCTTCCCGGCAATCGGAATTCCCTTGAAAGCAAGAGAATGCGCCGTTCCCCGGGAATCAGCCACCACCCCGGCGAGCGCCTCCCGAACAATCCTCAAGGTCTCCGGTTTGAGCGGGAACGGCTTCCCGGCAGAAGGTTCCCCTTCCCCCACAGGCAAAAATTGACGCCCCTCCCGGGTCTCGAAATGATGCAGGAGCTGCGGAAAAATTCTTCTGCCGCCATTCCCAACCTGGGCTGCCACCAGGGCGTTCTGCAGGGGGGAGACAAGATCATACCCCTGACCAATCGCGATGGAGAGATTCTCGGCCGGCTGCCACGGCTCTTTCTTGACCTCCAATTTCCATTTGGACGTGGGAACCAGCCCTTTTTTCTCCCCTTCCATATCGATCCCCGTCGGCTGGCCCAACCCCAGCATCCTGGCATATTTGGCGATCTTGTCGACACCCAAGCGGATCCCCATCGTATAAAAGAAGACGTCGCAGGACTGGACAATCGCATCATGAATAGCCATCGCCCCGTGACCGCCGGAGCGCCAGCACCGGAACGACCGATTGCCGAATGGGAGCTGACCATGACAGGCAACCTTTTCCTCCGGGGAAATGACTCCCTCTTCCAAGGCGGCAATCGCCGTCACAATTTTGTAGGTGGAACCGGGGGGATAGGCCGATTGGAAGGTGCGATTTAAAAACCTCTTGCGGGGATCATTCAACAACTCGTTCCAGGCCTCGTGACTGAGCGTCGTCGCCAGAATGTTCGGATCATAAGAAGGTTTTGAAACCAAAACCAGCACCTCGCCATTCTGTGGATTCAGGGCGACAACCGCGCCTGTCCTTGAACCCAGTCCCTCTTCAGCAACCTTTTGCAAATCCAGATCCAGGGTCAAAACAAGATCACTGCCCTGCTTGGCCGCTTCATTGACAAGCAGAGAATTAAGCTCTTCGGCAACCACCTCACGCCCGACCGCATCTACGATCCTCTGTTCATACCCATCCTTTCCCCGAAGGTAGGGTTCCCAAACCTTTTCCAGACCGCTGGCCCCGATAAAATCCCCCGCCCTGTACCCCTCCCCCCCCTTTTTCTGATTGTGAAAACGCACAAGATCTTCCGGTGAGACTTGACCGACATGCCCCAAGACCACACCAGCGAGCTCGTGCCAGGGGTAATCGCGGACCGGGTAGGCAAAAACCTCAACCCCCCTCAAATCATACGGGTCCTCTTCAGAAACCTCAGCCACCCGGTAGGTCCTGATCCGATTCACCTCCTCCGGAGAGGCATCTCTCTTGAAAACAAAAGGGAAAAAAGGGGCGGAAAGACGGGCCTGGCGCCAGCGACCTTCGCTCCAATCCGGAGGGATCTTGGCTAAAGCAAAAAGACCCTGACCCATCTTTTCCGGCGACCTGACATATTGCGGGACAACAACGATATCAAAGGCGGGACGGCTGTTAGTCAGAACCCTCCTGAAACGATCGTAGATAATCCCGCGGGTTGCGGGAATCTTGATCTCCTTGACCGTGTTTTCCTGCGAAAAGGAGCGCAGGTAGGAACCTTTGACAATCTGGAGGTAACCCAACCGAACCAGAATCAGCAAAAAAAAGACCGCAACCGCCCCCATGGCATAAGGGAACCGATCCTGAAAATCATGAACCCCTTCTTGAGAAAAGTCCATTTATAATCTTCCCAAATCCTTTTCGTCCCCCATCGAAACAAAAACTTTCTTGAAGGTGATAAAAATAAGCGACCCCACAAGGGCGTTCCAGAGGGCATCCGGAACCCCATTCCAGAAGAGAAAAGGCAAGACCCTCTCCCCCTCGGCAACACCGCTGAACAGGAGATAGAAAATCCCTTTCTTGAGAATCGCCAGGAAGAAGAGCCAAAGCGAGACCGCCCCCACTGATTCGGGAACAACAATATGCGGCAAGATCAACCGTATCAGAAGGAAAAGGCTGAGAGTGACCAGTGTTATCATCCCCAAAAACGGGGAACCGAGGAGATCGGCACAAAGCCCAAGCAGGATAACACTCCAGCCCCCCTCGTTAAACGGTCCGAAAAAACCAAGATAGATGGCTATCAGGAAAATAACATCGGTCCTGAGGACTCGGGGCGGCAGGGAGGTCAAAAACGAACCCTGGATCACCAGCGAGAAAAAACCGATCAAAAAAAAGAGGAGAACTCTTTTCATGAGTCACCCTTGGGTGACACACCATTGTGTGACTCACCCTTGGGTGAATCACCCTTGAAGTGAAGAATCACAAAGACCTCTTCCAATTTTAGAAAATCAACTTCGGGGATGATATCGGCCGTCTGAAAAAGGTTCACCTTATCCACCCTGA
It contains:
- the rodA gene encoding rod shape-determining protein RodA, giving the protein MIPQFDKRFKVHFHWPLFWCTTALSLIGLLNLYSATFEIGRKGWPPLFLSQSLWMGIGFLLLFLLLLADYRIFERVAYFIYAVTIILLLLVIPFGKTVAGNKSWLVLGSFSFQPSEFAKIGLILALSKFFSGTAKPEGHNIGSLGIPFLLFACPFVLILLEKDLGSSLFFILIFSSFIGFAGVKRRTIAILVIIGLVGAGISYARFLTPHQKSRILTFLKPAADPKGEGYHLIQSKVTVGSGQIFGKGYLKGMHNKLLYLPEKHTDFIFPVLAEEWGFFGSLVMLVLYASIILYALNIASKAKERFGICLGFGIAALLFWQVAVNLGGVLGLIPLTGVTLPLLSYGGSSVITILIGIGLLLNISMRRFMF
- the mrdA gene encoding penicillin-binding protein 2: MDFSQEGVHDFQDRFPYAMGAVAVFFLLILVRLGYLQIVKGSYLRSFSQENTVKEIKIPATRGIIYDRFRRVLTNSRPAFDIVVVPQYVRSPEKMGQGLFALAKIPPDWSEGRWRQARLSAPFFPFVFKRDASPEEVNRIRTYRVAEVSEEDPYDLRGVEVFAYPVRDYPWHELAGVVLGHVGQVSPEDLVRFHNQKKGGEGYRAGDFIGASGLEKVWEPYLRGKDGYEQRIVDAVGREVVAEELNSLLVNEAAKQGSDLVLTLDLDLQKVAEEGLGSRTGAVVALNPQNGEVLVLVSKPSYDPNILATTLSHEAWNELLNDPRKRFLNRTFQSAYPPGSTYKIVTAIAALEEGVISPEEKVACHGQLPFGNRSFRCWRSGGHGAMAIHDAIVQSCDVFFYTMGIRLGVDKIAKYARMLGLGQPTGIDMEGEKKGLVPTSKWKLEVKKEPWQPAENLSIAIGQGYDLVSPLQNALVAAQVGNGGRRIFPQLLHHFETREGRQFLPVGEGEPSAGKPFPLKPETLRIVREALAGVVADSRGTAHSLAFKGIPIAGKTGTAQVVSDDLQGKIQGVNTGDHAWFVAYSPTENPEIAVSVLVEHGGHGASAAAPIAGVVIRKFFALKKEREAAESQPAKNP
- the mreD gene encoding rod shape-determining protein MreD; translated protein: MKRVLLFFLIGFFSLVIQGSFLTSLPPRVLRTDVIFLIAIYLGFFGPFNEGGWSVILLGLCADLLGSPFLGMITLVTLSLFLLIRLILPHIVVPESVGAVSLWLFFLAILKKGIFYLLFSGVAEGERVLPFLFWNGVPDALWNALVGSLIFITFKKVFVSMGDEKDLGRL